In a single window of the Elaeis guineensis isolate ETL-2024a chromosome 8, EG11, whole genome shotgun sequence genome:
- the LOC105050312 gene encoding protease Do-like 9 isoform X2: MEQSKRKRGRKPKKPVAETMDLQKPNTAASALDEAEAPEERPSPQRGRGRPRKVQRQDTSKDVVAEKGSSSPLWRGSQVVASNGDYSDPLTHNLATVAVDPPAPTWDQVVKVVPSMDAVVKVFCVHTEPNFSLPWQRKRQYSSSSSGFIISGRRVLTNAHSVEHYTQVKLKKRGSDTKYVATVLAIGTECDIAMLTVSDDEFWAGVSPVEFGSLPALQDAVTVVGYPIGGDTISVTSGVVSRIEILSYVHGSTELLGLQIDAAINSGNSGGPAFNDKGKCVGIAFQSLKHEDVENIGYVIPTPVILHFIHDYEKSGEYTVPFRHGERIGFSYLVSQKYTGENAMVKVLREKKVYEFNVKLATHKRLVPAHIKGKPPSYYIIAGLVFAAISVPYLRSEYGKDYEYDAPVKLLDKHLHAMAQAHDEQLVVISQVLVADINIGYEDIVNTQVLSFNGKPVKNLKSLASMVENCDEEFLQFDLEYQQIVVLKTRTAKAATKDILLTHCIPSAMSGDLKT, translated from the exons ATGGAGCAatccaagaggaagaggggccgcAAGCCCAAGAAGCCCGTCGCCGAGACCATGGATCTCCAGAAGCCCAACACAGCCGCCTCCGCGCTCGACGAGGCTGAGGCCCCGGAGGAGCGCCCCAGCCCCCAGCGCGGCAGGGGCCGGCCACGCAAGGTCCAGCGCCAGGACACATCCAAGGATGTCGTCGCCGAGAAAGGTTCTTCGTCCCCTCTATGGCGGGGCTCCCAGGTGGTGGCGAGCAACGGGGATTACAGCGACCCTCTTACGCATAACCTAGCGACGGTGGCCGTGGATCCGCCCGCGCCGACGTGGGACCAGGTGGTGAAGGTGGTGCCCTCGATGGATGCTGTTGTCAAGGTTTTCTGCGTGCATACGGAGCCAAATTTTTCGCTTCCGTGGCAGCGAAAACGGCAGTATAGCTCGAGCAGCAGCGGGTTCATCATCAGCGGGAGACGGGTTCTGACCAATGCCCACTCGGTTGAGCACTACACCCAGGTCAAGCTCAAGAAGCGTGGGTCGGACACCAAGTACGTGGCGACTGTGCTGGCCATTGGGACCGAGTGTGATATTG CCATGTTGACTGTTAGTGATGATGAATTTTGGGCGGGTGTTTCTCCTGTGGAGTTTGGTTCTCTACCTGCACTCCAGGATGCTGTTACTGTTGTTGGTTACCCAATTGGAGGAGACACAATTTCTGTGACAAGTGGCGTTGTGTCACGAATAGAGATACTATCATATGTCCATGGCTCCACAGAGCTCTTAGGCCTGCAG ATAGATGCGGCGATAAACTCAGGCAATTCTGGTGGACCTGCTTTTAATGATAAGGGCAAATGTGTGGGTATTGCATTTCAGTCCCTGAAACATGAAGATGTAGAAAATATAGGCTATGTGATACCAACACCTGTTATTTTGCACTTTATTCATGATTATGAGAAGTCAGGAGAATATACAG TTCCTTTCAGGCATGGAGAACGCATTGGGTTTAGTTACCTTGTTTCTCAGAAGTACACTGGGGAGAATGCCATGGTTAAAGTTTTACGTGAAAAGAAAGTTTATGAGTTTAACGTAAAACTTGCAACTCACAAGAGGCTTGTTCCCGCTCACATCAAGGGGAAGCCTCCGTCATATTACATAATTGCAGGTCTTGTCTTCGCTGCAATATCTGTTCCATATCTTCGCTCAGAG TATGGAAAGGATTATGAATATGATGCACCTGTAAAATTGTTGGACAAACATTTACATGCAATGGCGCAAGCACATGATGAGCAACTTGTGGTGATCTCCCAG GTGCTTGTGGCAGATATTAATATTGGTTATGAAGATATTGTCAACACTCAG GTGCTTTCTTTCAATGGTAAACCAGTCAAGAATCTGAAAAGCTTGGCATCCATggtagagaactgtgatgaggaATTTTTGCAGTTTGATTTAGAGTACCAGCAG ATTGTAGTCCTCAAGACGAGGACTGCAAAGGCTGCCACGAAGGACATCCTCCTCACACATTGTATACCTTCGGCAATGTCCGGTGATTTGAAGACATGA
- the LOC105050311 gene encoding rac-like GTP-binding protein 3: MASGAPRFIKCVTVGDGAVGKTCMLICYTSNKFPTDYIPTVFDNFSANVVVDGTTVNLGLWDTAGQEDYNRLRPLSYRGADVFVLAFSLVSRASYENVLKKWIPELQHYAPGVPVVLVGTKLDLREDKYFLSDHPGIMPVTTAQGEELRKQIGAAYYIECSSKTQQNVKAVFDAAIKVVIQPPKKQKEKKKKKPQRGCSLLNILYGRKLMCFK, from the exons ATGGCGTCCGGCGCTCCCCGGTTCATCAAATGCGTGACGGTTGGCGATGGTGCTGTCGGGAAGACCTGCATGCTTATCTGCTACACCAGCAACAAGTTCCCGACC GACTACATTCCGACGGTGTTCGATAACTTCAGCGCCAATGTCGTTGTTGATGGAACCACCGTGAATTTAGGCCTCTGGGACACTGCTG GGCAAGAGGATTACAATAGATTGAGGCCGTTGAGCTATCGAGGGGCGGATGTTTTTGTGCTGGCTTTCTCGCTGGTGAGCCGAGCGAGCTATGAAAATGTTCTGAAGAAG TGGATACCCGAGcttcagcattatgcaccgggaGTCCCCGTGGTGCTGGTCGGCACCAAATTGG ATCTTCGTGAAGATAAATATTTCCTATCAGACCATCCTGGTATTATGCCTGTTACCACTGCTCAG GGAGAGGAACTCCGAAAGCAAATAGGTGCTGCGTATTATATAGAGTGTAGCTCAAAAACACAACAG AATGTCAAAGCAGTGTTTGATGCTGCCATCAAGGTAGTTATTCAGCCTCCAAAAAaacagaaggagaagaagaagaaaaagccacaGCGTGGATGTTCACTATT GAATATCCTTTATGGGAGGAAGCTTATGTGCTTTAAATAA
- the LOC105050312 gene encoding protease Do-like 9 isoform X1: protein MEQSKRKRGRKPKKPVAETMDLQKPNTAASALDEAEAPEERPSPQRGRGRPRKVQRQDTSKDVVAEKGSSSPLWRGSQVVASNGDYSDPLTHNLATVAVDPPAPTWDQVVKVVPSMDAVVKVFCVHTEPNFSLPWQRKRQYSSSSSGFIISGRRVLTNAHSVEHYTQVKLKKRGSDTKYVATVLAIGTECDIAMLTVSDDEFWAGVSPVEFGSLPALQDAVTVVGYPIGGDTISVTSGVVSRIEILSYVHGSTELLGLQIDAAINSGNSGGPAFNDKGKCVGIAFQSLKHEDVENIGYVIPTPVILHFIHDYEKSGEYTGFPILGIEWQKMENPDLRKALGMSPDQKGVRVRRVEPTAPESDFLKPSDIILSFDGVDIANDGTVPFRHGERIGFSYLVSQKYTGENAMVKVLREKKVYEFNVKLATHKRLVPAHIKGKPPSYYIIAGLVFAAISVPYLRSEYGKDYEYDAPVKLLDKHLHAMAQAHDEQLVVISQVLVADINIGYEDIVNTQVLSFNGKPVKNLKSLASMVENCDEEFLQFDLEYQQIVVLKTRTAKAATKDILLTHCIPSAMSGDLKT from the exons ATGGAGCAatccaagaggaagaggggccgcAAGCCCAAGAAGCCCGTCGCCGAGACCATGGATCTCCAGAAGCCCAACACAGCCGCCTCCGCGCTCGACGAGGCTGAGGCCCCGGAGGAGCGCCCCAGCCCCCAGCGCGGCAGGGGCCGGCCACGCAAGGTCCAGCGCCAGGACACATCCAAGGATGTCGTCGCCGAGAAAGGTTCTTCGTCCCCTCTATGGCGGGGCTCCCAGGTGGTGGCGAGCAACGGGGATTACAGCGACCCTCTTACGCATAACCTAGCGACGGTGGCCGTGGATCCGCCCGCGCCGACGTGGGACCAGGTGGTGAAGGTGGTGCCCTCGATGGATGCTGTTGTCAAGGTTTTCTGCGTGCATACGGAGCCAAATTTTTCGCTTCCGTGGCAGCGAAAACGGCAGTATAGCTCGAGCAGCAGCGGGTTCATCATCAGCGGGAGACGGGTTCTGACCAATGCCCACTCGGTTGAGCACTACACCCAGGTCAAGCTCAAGAAGCGTGGGTCGGACACCAAGTACGTGGCGACTGTGCTGGCCATTGGGACCGAGTGTGATATTG CCATGTTGACTGTTAGTGATGATGAATTTTGGGCGGGTGTTTCTCCTGTGGAGTTTGGTTCTCTACCTGCACTCCAGGATGCTGTTACTGTTGTTGGTTACCCAATTGGAGGAGACACAATTTCTGTGACAAGTGGCGTTGTGTCACGAATAGAGATACTATCATATGTCCATGGCTCCACAGAGCTCTTAGGCCTGCAG ATAGATGCGGCGATAAACTCAGGCAATTCTGGTGGACCTGCTTTTAATGATAAGGGCAAATGTGTGGGTATTGCATTTCAGTCCCTGAAACATGAAGATGTAGAAAATATAGGCTATGTGATACCAACACCTGTTATTTTGCACTTTATTCATGATTATGAGAAGTCAGGAGAATATACAG GATTCCCTATACTTGGGATTGAGTGGCAGAAAATGGAAAATCCTGATCTGCGGAAAGCATTGGGAATGTCACCTGACCAGAAGGGTGTGCGTGTTAGGAGAGTAGAGCCTACTGCACCAGAATCTGACTTTCTTAAACCATCTGATATTATCCTCAGCTTTGATGGTGTCGATATTGCTAATGATGGAACTG TTCCTTTCAGGCATGGAGAACGCATTGGGTTTAGTTACCTTGTTTCTCAGAAGTACACTGGGGAGAATGCCATGGTTAAAGTTTTACGTGAAAAGAAAGTTTATGAGTTTAACGTAAAACTTGCAACTCACAAGAGGCTTGTTCCCGCTCACATCAAGGGGAAGCCTCCGTCATATTACATAATTGCAGGTCTTGTCTTCGCTGCAATATCTGTTCCATATCTTCGCTCAGAG TATGGAAAGGATTATGAATATGATGCACCTGTAAAATTGTTGGACAAACATTTACATGCAATGGCGCAAGCACATGATGAGCAACTTGTGGTGATCTCCCAG GTGCTTGTGGCAGATATTAATATTGGTTATGAAGATATTGTCAACACTCAG GTGCTTTCTTTCAATGGTAAACCAGTCAAGAATCTGAAAAGCTTGGCATCCATggtagagaactgtgatgaggaATTTTTGCAGTTTGATTTAGAGTACCAGCAG ATTGTAGTCCTCAAGACGAGGACTGCAAAGGCTGCCACGAAGGACATCCTCCTCACACATTGTATACCTTCGGCAATGTCCGGTGATTTGAAGACATGA
- the LOC105050310 gene encoding MLP-like protein 423 — protein sequence MASKAEMEVEVKSSADKFWGALRDSTDLFPKIFPEQYKSIEIVEGDGKSAGSIRLLKYTEGFPILTFSKERIEVADDANKQVSYSVIDGELVSFYKPFKASLQVVPKGEGGLVKWCLEYEKVNEEFPQPDIIQETAAQTFKDLDAYLLQN from the exons ATGGCCTCCAAGGCTGAGATGGAAGTGGAGGTGAAGTCTTCTGCAGACAAGTTTTGGGGAGCTTTAAGGGACTCCACAGATCTCTTCCCCAAGATCTTCCCTGAGCAGTACAAGAGCATCGAGATCGTCGAGGGTGATGGAAAGAGTGCCGGCTCCATCAGGCTTCTGAAATATACTGAAG GGTTTCCAATTCTCACGTTCTCCAAGGAGAGGATCGAGGTGGCAGACGATGCAAACAAGCAGGTCTCATATAGCGTGATAGATGGGGAGCTAGTGAGCTTCTACAAACCCTTCAAGGCATCTCTTCAAGTGGTTCCAAAGGGTGAAGGTGGACTGGTGAAGTGGTGCCTTGAGTACGAGAAAGTAAATGAAGAGTTCCCTCAGCCGGACATCATCCAGGAGACAGCAGCTCAGACCTTCAAAGACTTGGACGCttacctcctccagaactga